The following proteins come from a genomic window of Nostoc sp. ATCC 53789:
- a CDS encoding xanthine dehydrogenase family protein subunit M yields the protein MQPFNYQKARQAENAVALVAPDVEASYLAGGTSLIDLMKLNVQTPRELVDINPLPLSKIEMQSNNLRIGAMARNSDVAYDAIIQKRYPVLSEALLSGASPQLRNMATVGGNLLQRTRCYYFRDTSMPCNKRVPGSGCAAIEGYNRIHAILGGSDRCIATHPSDMAVAMVALDAVVQTRGPNGERSIPLVDFHLVPGETPERETVLQHGELIVAVDLPASPLAVRSHYLKVRDRASYAFAMVSVATVLDIQNGIIRSARIALGGVGTKPWRAYDAEKALLNQPANQAAFQAAANAAVAGAKPQKYNGFKVELTKRTIVKALTTVGGMA from the coding sequence ATGCAGCCGTTTAACTATCAAAAAGCGCGACAAGCGGAAAATGCCGTGGCTTTGGTGGCTCCAGATGTCGAAGCCTCGTATCTTGCTGGTGGTACTAGCCTAATCGATTTGATGAAGTTGAATGTGCAAACGCCAAGAGAGTTGGTTGATATTAACCCACTCCCATTAAGCAAGATAGAAATGCAAAGTAACAATCTGCGGATTGGAGCAATGGCACGCAATAGCGACGTTGCTTATGATGCAATAATTCAAAAGCGTTACCCTGTGCTGTCAGAAGCGTTGTTGTCTGGAGCATCACCGCAACTGCGAAACATGGCAACGGTGGGCGGAAATTTGCTACAACGTACCCGATGTTACTACTTCCGCGATACTTCCATGCCCTGCAATAAGCGTGTTCCCGGTTCCGGTTGTGCGGCAATTGAGGGTTATAACCGGATTCATGCAATTCTCGGCGGTAGCGATCGCTGTATTGCCACTCATCCTTCTGATATGGCGGTGGCAATGGTGGCACTTGATGCGGTTGTGCAAACACGGGGACCGAATGGAGAGCGGAGTATTCCACTTGTAGATTTTCATCTTGTCCCCGGCGAGACACCAGAACGGGAAACAGTCCTCCAACACGGAGAGTTAATTGTTGCCGTTGACTTACCTGCTTCACCCTTGGCAGTGCGATCGCACTATTTGAAAGTCCGCGATCGCGCTTCTTATGCTTTTGCAATGGTATCAGTGGCGACGGTGCTAGATATTCAAAATGGCATCATTCGCTCGGCACGCATTGCCCTTGGTGGGGTAGGGACAAAACCCTGGCGTGCCTACGATGCAGAAAAAGCGCTTTTGAATCAGCCAGCAAACCAGGCAGCATTCCAAGCAGCAGCAAATGCTGCCGTTGCTGGAGCTAAACCTCAAAAATACAACGGATTTAAGGTCGAACTGACTAAACGCACCATTGTTAAGGCGCTGACAACGGTAGGAGGGATGGCATGA
- a CDS encoding 2Fe-2S iron-sulfur cluster-binding protein: protein MKFRLRRRRLGQLMLVSTVATTLSSFAEKTVAQTPIKRTTPMLKSSISETMQVILQVNGTKHSLQIEPRVTLLDALREYIGLTGSKKGCDHGQCGACTVLVDGQRINSCLTFAIMHTDAAITTIEGLAQGDNLHPMQAAFVARDAFQCGYCTPGQICSAVSLVNEGHAKSDDDIRELMSGNICRCGAYPNIVAAVRDVLEGKKDAAV from the coding sequence ATGAAGTTTCGCCTAAGACGGCGTAGATTGGGCCAATTGATGCTCGTCAGTACAGTAGCGACTACGCTCAGTAGTTTTGCAGAGAAAACTGTGGCACAAACTCCGATAAAAAGAACTACCCCCATGCTGAAAAGTTCGATATCTGAAACTATGCAGGTAATATTACAGGTGAACGGAACAAAACATAGTTTGCAAATTGAACCGCGTGTCACTTTACTTGATGCACTTCGTGAATATATAGGGCTAACTGGCAGTAAAAAAGGTTGTGACCACGGTCAATGCGGTGCTTGTACAGTGCTGGTTGATGGACAGCGAATTAACTCCTGCCTGACTTTTGCCATCATGCACACAGATGCTGCCATTACAACTATTGAAGGTCTGGCGCAAGGAGACAATCTGCACCCGATGCAAGCCGCATTTGTTGCCCGCGACGCATTTCAGTGCGGTTATTGCACACCGGGACAAATTTGTTCGGCGGTGAGTTTAGTCAACGAAGGACACGCTAAGTCAGATGACGACATTCGGGAATTGATGAGCGGCAATATCTGCCGTTGTGGTGCTTATCCAAATATCGTGGCTGCTGTCCGCGATGTCTTAGAAGGAAAAAAAGATGCAGCCGTTTAA
- a CDS encoding xanthine dehydrogenase family protein molybdopterin-binding subunit, which yields MNTGDKNTVVGKPLNRVDGHLKVTGEARYAAEFPVAKMTYGVTIQSAIAKGKIAQIDTKAAEQVPGVLAVITHLNAPKADGEKGGGHKVQVLQNNIVLYSGQHIGVVVADTFERAMYAASLVQIRYDEEKPAINMRDNLAKAYFPKGKIPREESPDSSHGNVKQGLANAAVRVEQTYTTPVENHNPMEPHATTAVWQGDQLLLYDATQGIFSTQQKVAEVLGIKPEKVRIMSYFVGGGFGCKGSAWSHVPLAAIAARQVNRPVKLVLGRIQMYGPVGFRPETIQQVSLGATREGKLTALRHTGTSQTSTFDEFIEPVGKSARMIYACPNIETSHRLVQLDQGTPTYMRAPGEASGSFALESAMDELAYALNIDPVELRLRNHADVDPTKGLPWSSKSLIQCYKTGAEKFGWQKRNPKPRSMRDGNYLIGWGMATATYPTNRSPASAIAQIMADGTAVVQSGSQDIGTGTYTVMTQVAADALGVQVEKVRFELGDTKMPETPISGGSQTAASVSSAVHLAGNQARSKLLQLALADQKSPLYSSNAEDVIAQNGSFFLKNKSSVSETYQAILARHGMKMIEARADAKLGDEQKKFSMHAFGSQFAEVRVNPDSGEVRVTRWVGSFGVGRILNAKTANSQLIGGIVYGIGMALMEHTVIDPNLGRVVNHDLAEYHVPVNADVPDIEVLFVDEHDPHINPLGVKGIGEIGITGTAAAIANAVYHATGKRVRDLPITLDKLL from the coding sequence ATGAATACAGGTGATAAAAATACAGTTGTCGGCAAACCACTCAACCGAGTTGATGGCCATCTGAAGGTGACGGGTGAAGCACGCTATGCAGCAGAGTTTCCAGTCGCAAAAATGACTTATGGAGTCACAATTCAAAGTGCGATCGCCAAAGGGAAAATTGCCCAAATCGATACCAAGGCGGCGGAGCAAGTACCGGGTGTATTAGCAGTTATTACCCACCTCAACGCACCCAAAGCTGATGGAGAAAAGGGCGGCGGTCATAAAGTGCAAGTGTTACAAAATAACATTGTGCTGTATAGCGGTCAGCATATTGGTGTCGTCGTTGCCGATACCTTTGAACGAGCGATGTATGCTGCCTCACTCGTACAAATTCGCTATGACGAAGAGAAACCTGCCATCAATATGCGGGATAACCTCGCTAAGGCATACTTTCCTAAAGGTAAAATCCCTAGAGAGGAATCGCCCGATTCATCTCACGGCAATGTCAAACAGGGACTAGCGAATGCTGCTGTGCGCGTCGAGCAGACTTATACCACTCCAGTGGAAAATCACAATCCGATGGAGCCTCATGCTACAACAGCAGTTTGGCAAGGCGATCAATTGCTGTTGTATGACGCAACTCAGGGAATTTTTTCGACTCAACAAAAAGTTGCGGAGGTATTAGGAATTAAGCCTGAAAAAGTCCGCATTATGTCTTACTTTGTGGGCGGTGGCTTTGGTTGCAAAGGGTCGGCTTGGTCGCACGTACCACTAGCAGCGATCGCAGCACGGCAGGTAAATCGCCCAGTCAAATTAGTTCTGGGACGAATACAAATGTATGGCCCTGTCGGCTTCCGACCAGAGACAATTCAACAGGTTTCTTTGGGTGCTACCCGCGAAGGAAAATTAACTGCACTCCGACACACTGGCACTTCACAGACTTCAACTTTTGATGAATTCATTGAACCTGTTGGTAAAAGCGCTCGGATGATTTACGCTTGCCCGAATATCGAAACTAGCCATCGTCTGGTTCAGCTAGATCAGGGAACACCAACCTATATGCGGGCCCCAGGTGAAGCTTCTGGATCGTTCGCCTTAGAGTCGGCAATGGACGAACTCGCTTATGCACTCAATATCGATCCGGTGGAACTGCGTCTGCGTAACCACGCTGATGTCGATCCTACTAAAGGACTGCCTTGGTCAAGCAAGTCACTCATCCAGTGTTACAAGACAGGAGCAGAAAAATTTGGCTGGCAAAAGCGTAATCCTAAACCCCGTTCGATGCGAGACGGCAATTATTTGATTGGTTGGGGTATGGCAACAGCAACTTATCCGACCAATCGTTCTCCGGCATCTGCGATCGCTCAGATTATGGCAGACGGTACAGCCGTAGTGCAAAGCGGTTCTCAAGATATTGGTACGGGTACTTATACTGTCATGACTCAAGTTGCAGCTGATGCGCTTGGTGTACAAGTTGAGAAAGTTCGCTTTGAACTAGGCGATACTAAGATGCCAGAAACTCCCATTTCCGGTGGTTCGCAAACAGCAGCGAGTGTAAGTTCGGCTGTACATTTAGCGGGCAATCAAGCTCGTAGTAAACTTTTGCAACTAGCACTTGCCGATCAAAAATCGCCGCTTTATAGTTCAAACGCTGAAGATGTGATTGCCCAAAATGGTAGCTTTTTCTTAAAGAATAAATCGTCTGTAAGCGAAACATATCAAGCAATCTTGGCACGACATGGAATGAAAATGATCGAAGCGCGTGCAGATGCCAAGCTTGGGGACGAACAAAAGAAGTTCTCAATGCACGCATTTGGATCGCAATTTGCCGAAGTCCGCGTTAACCCTGATTCCGGCGAAGTGCGAGTAACGCGCTGGGTGGGAAGCTTTGGTGTTGGACGCATCCTCAACGCTAAAACAGCCAACAGTCAACTCATTGGTGGGATTGTCTACGGTATCGGTATGGCACTGATGGAACATACGGTTATAGACCCGAATCTAGGACGTGTTGTTAACCATGATTTAGCTGAATATCACGTACCAGTAAATGCAGACGTTCCTGATATTGAGGTGTTATTTGTCGATGAACACGATCCACATATCAACCCGCTTGGTGTCAAGGGGATTGGGGAAATTGGCATTACCGGCACTGCTGCGGCGATCGCTAATGCTGTTTATCATGCCACAGGTAAGCGCGTTCGTGATTTGCCAATTACATTAGATAAATTGTTGTAG
- the ispD gene encoding 2-C-methyl-D-erythritol 4-phosphate cytidylyltransferase: MYLLIPAAGIGKRMGSNRNKLLLKVRSQPIIAWTLLAAEAANTISWIGIISQPTDWPDFRAILTDLKLTKPVELIQGGSTRQESVYNGLQALPVAAEQVLIHDGARCLATPDLFNSCAQAIRHCPGLIAGVPVKDTIKVVDEQGIIQETPDRQKLWAAQTPQGFDVKLLKQCHAEGVRQGWEVTDDAALFEKCGIEVRIVEGEETNLKVTTPQDLAIAEFILTTRGF; the protein is encoded by the coding sequence GTGTATTTACTAATTCCAGCTGCGGGAATCGGAAAAAGAATGGGTAGTAACCGCAATAAACTCCTGCTGAAAGTGCGATCGCAACCAATTATTGCTTGGACTCTATTAGCCGCAGAAGCCGCCAATACAATCAGTTGGATCGGGATTATTTCTCAGCCTACCGATTGGCCAGACTTCAGAGCAATTCTCACCGATCTCAAGCTCACTAAACCAGTGGAATTGATTCAAGGCGGCTCCACGCGTCAAGAATCTGTTTACAACGGCTTGCAGGCTTTGCCAGTAGCCGCAGAACAAGTATTGATTCACGATGGCGCTAGATGTCTCGCCACACCAGATTTATTTAACTCTTGTGCCCAAGCCATTCGCCACTGTCCCGGTTTAATTGCTGGTGTACCCGTCAAAGACACCATCAAAGTTGTTGATGAACAAGGCATAATTCAAGAAACACCCGACAGACAAAAATTATGGGCGGCACAAACCCCCCAAGGATTTGATGTCAAGTTGTTGAAACAGTGCCACGCTGAAGGTGTCCGTCAAGGTTGGGAAGTAACTGACGATGCCGCTTTATTTGAAAAGTGCGGCATCGAAGTCCGAATTGTCGAGGGAGAAGAGACAAATTTAAAAGTGACGACTCCACAAGATTTAGCGATCGCAGAATTTATTCTTACAACTAGAGGCTTTTGA
- a CDS encoding glycosyltransferase family 9 protein, with amino-acid sequence MRVVALVPGGIGDQILFFPTLDDLKRNYPDAQIDVVVEPRSKAAYRVSKSVHEVLNFDFNDRNSLADWGNLVGTIRDREYDVVIVVKQIWLLSLLLWLTGIPIRIGYKGNGSVFLTHTVPFKASQYAAAAYHDLLQPLEINSPVPELAVNVPKPDIEWAQKEQKRLGVHETGYILIHGSSGQLSQAKELDKIYPVESWHQIIQGFQDKQPELPVVVVKGIGDEQFVRSLLGSSPDIKVTAPDDIGKLTAMIAGANLMLSTDSPALQLSVAVQTYTIALFGPTDPAKLLPKNDKFLAIASPTGKTADVSPNAVLEKIWGG; translated from the coding sequence ATGCGAGTAGTAGCCCTTGTACCTGGCGGAATTGGCGACCAAATTCTCTTCTTTCCGACTCTAGATGACCTGAAGCGCAATTACCCTGACGCTCAAATAGATGTCGTTGTTGAACCCCGGTCAAAGGCTGCCTACCGAGTGAGCAAGTCAGTTCACGAGGTGCTGAACTTTGATTTTAACGACCGTAATAGTCTGGCAGATTGGGGTAACTTGGTGGGGACAATTCGCGATCGCGAATACGATGTTGTGATTGTTGTTAAGCAAATTTGGTTGCTTAGTCTTTTGCTCTGGTTGACGGGAATTCCCATACGTATTGGCTACAAAGGCAATGGTTCGGTTTTTCTGACCCACACTGTGCCATTTAAAGCATCCCAGTATGCGGCGGCAGCATATCACGATTTGCTGCAACCATTGGAAATAAATAGTCCTGTCCCAGAGTTAGCAGTAAATGTGCCCAAACCAGATATTGAGTGGGCACAAAAAGAACAGAAACGCTTAGGGGTGCATGAAACAGGCTATATCTTGATTCATGGCAGTTCTGGCCAGTTATCTCAGGCTAAAGAACTGGATAAAATCTACCCTGTCGAAAGTTGGCATCAAATTATTCAAGGTTTCCAAGACAAGCAGCCTGAACTGCCTGTGGTGGTTGTTAAGGGAATTGGCGATGAACAGTTTGTGCGATCGCTTCTGGGGTCTTCTCCAGATATCAAAGTGACTGCCCCAGATGATATTGGCAAGTTAACTGCTATGATCGCCGGGGCAAATTTGATGTTGTCTACTGATAGTCCGGCACTACAACTGAGTGTTGCAGTCCAAACCTATACCATCGCCCTATTTGGGCCCACCGATCCAGCTAAATTGTTGCCGAAAAACGATAAATTCCTGGCCATTGCATCCCCCACAGGAAAAACAGCGGATGTTTCACCAAACGCAGTTTTAGAGAAAATCTGGGGTGGCTAA
- a CDS encoding isochorismatase, producing the protein MNTQTTTQLPIPPHFNPDKVGEVWRVPYQQIAAAAEVWIKQHDIKPASSDAKGICLLLIDVQNTFCIPNFELFVGGKSGNEAVNDNVRLCEFIYRNLGVITKIVPTLDTHTATQIFHPIFWVNAAGEHPTPAATNITLADIEQGIWKVNPTVADSITNGDYELLEKHAYHYVRKLSQDGKYPLTIWPYHSMLGGIGHALVSSVEEAIFFHSIARQSQTQFEIKGENPLTENYSILRPEVLEDFEQRPLGQKNTRLIKQLLEFDTVIIGGQAKSHCVAWTIDDLLTEIKEVDATLAQKIYLLEDCTSPVVVPNIVDYTEQADAAFARFAEAGMHIIKSSEFGN; encoded by the coding sequence ATGAATACCCAAACAACAACCCAACTACCAATTCCCCCACACTTTAACCCTGATAAAGTAGGAGAGGTATGGCGTGTACCTTACCAACAAATCGCCGCAGCAGCTGAAGTTTGGATAAAACAACACGACATCAAACCAGCATCCTCAGATGCAAAGGGTATTTGCCTATTGTTAATTGATGTTCAAAATACTTTTTGTATTCCCAACTTTGAACTATTTGTAGGTGGAAAATCTGGGAATGAGGCGGTGAATGATAACGTCAGATTATGTGAGTTTATCTATCGCAACTTGGGAGTAATTACAAAAATTGTACCTACTCTAGATACCCATACAGCAACGCAAATCTTCCATCCTATTTTTTGGGTGAATGCTGCCGGAGAACATCCTACTCCAGCAGCGACTAACATAACTTTAGCAGACATCGAACAAGGTATCTGGAAGGTTAACCCAACGGTTGCTGACAGTATTACTAATGGAGATTATGAATTATTAGAAAAACACGCTTATCATTACGTTAGAAAACTCAGCCAAGATGGTAAATATCCCCTCACAATTTGGCCTTATCATTCTATGTTGGGCGGTATTGGTCATGCTTTAGTTTCATCGGTGGAGGAAGCAATATTTTTCCATAGTATTGCTCGTCAAAGCCAAACACAATTTGAAATCAAGGGTGAAAATCCTTTAACAGAAAACTATTCGATCTTACGTCCAGAGGTGTTGGAAGATTTTGAACAACGTCCACTTGGTCAAAAGAACACTCGTTTAATTAAGCAACTTTTAGAATTTGATACTGTTATTATTGGAGGTCAAGCTAAAAGTCATTGCGTTGCCTGGACAATTGACGATTTATTAACAGAAATTAAAGAGGTAGATGCTACCCTTGCTCAAAAAATCTATCTCTTAGAAGATTGCACTTCTCCCGTTGTTGTTCCAAATATTGTGGACTACACAGAACAGGCAGATGCAGCATTTGCAAGGTTTGCAGAGGCAGGAATGCACATCATAAAATCTAGCGAATTTGGGAATTAA
- a CDS encoding HhoA/HhoB/HtrA family serine endopeptidase: MKLSLKQLGVYLFLVVFGCGAGLFGSRYLLLQNSSFQQLRNVTMASPPESVMPNSPSGAIGATGGDNVNFIATAVQKVGPAVVRINATRKVANPISDALKNPLLRRFFGEDEQPIPEERIERGTGSGFILSEDGELLTNAHVVADTDTVQVTLKDGRSLEGKVVGVDSVTDVAVVKIKANHLPTVKLGNSQNLIPGQWAIAIGNPLGLDNTVTIGIISATDRTSTQVGVPDKRVSFIQTDAAINPGNSGGPLLNAQGEVIGVNTAIRADAQGLGFAIPIETAARIANELFTKGRVEHPFLGVEMADLSAIKKQQINQENQLNIQQDVGIVIKGVTGDSPAKRGGLLPGDVIQKVNGKPVKTSAQVQKLVESSKVGDIIAIEVNRSGKIQTFKVQSGAYPERK, translated from the coding sequence ATGAAGTTATCTTTAAAGCAACTAGGTGTTTATTTGTTCTTAGTGGTATTTGGCTGTGGTGCAGGTTTGTTTGGTAGTCGCTATCTCCTGCTACAAAATTCCTCATTCCAACAGTTAAGAAATGTGACAATGGCTTCGCCTCCAGAATCTGTAATGCCAAATTCTCCTAGCGGGGCAATTGGGGCTACTGGAGGCGATAATGTGAATTTTATTGCGACGGCAGTGCAAAAAGTTGGCCCGGCTGTGGTGCGAATTAATGCCACTCGCAAGGTTGCCAATCCCATCTCTGACGCATTAAAAAATCCGCTTTTGCGGCGATTTTTTGGAGAGGATGAGCAACCAATTCCCGAAGAACGGATTGAGCGCGGTACAGGATCGGGATTTATTTTGAGCGAGGATGGGGAATTACTCACTAACGCTCATGTAGTAGCAGATACAGATACAGTACAAGTCACCCTCAAGGATGGTCGAAGTTTAGAGGGGAAGGTGGTAGGAGTTGATTCTGTGACAGATGTGGCAGTGGTGAAAATAAAAGCGAATCATTTGCCAACTGTGAAACTGGGCAATTCGCAAAACTTAATACCAGGACAGTGGGCGATCGCAATTGGCAACCCTCTGGGTTTAGATAATACTGTCACTATCGGCATTATCAGCGCTACTGATCGCACCAGCACTCAAGTTGGTGTACCAGATAAGCGAGTCAGCTTTATCCAAACTGATGCTGCAATTAACCCTGGTAATTCCGGTGGCCCCTTGTTAAACGCTCAAGGCGAAGTGATTGGTGTTAATACTGCCATCCGCGCTGATGCTCAAGGACTCGGTTTTGCGATCCCCATTGAAACCGCCGCCCGCATTGCCAATGAACTTTTTACCAAAGGGCGTGTAGAACATCCCTTCTTGGGTGTTGAAATGGCAGACCTTTCTGCCATCAAAAAACAGCAGATTAATCAAGAAAATCAACTGAACATTCAGCAGGATGTTGGGATTGTGATTAAAGGAGTCACAGGCGATTCTCCAGCCAAGCGCGGAGGATTGCTTCCTGGAGACGTGATTCAAAAAGTTAATGGTAAACCAGTCAAAACCTCGGCCCAAGTTCAAAAGCTGGTAGAGTCCAGCAAAGTTGGGGACATCATAGCTATCGAAGTCAATCGTAGCGGGAAAATTCAAACCTTCAAAGTACAATCAGGAGCTTATCCTGAAAGGAAGTAG
- a CDS encoding CRR6 family NdhI maturation factor — MAAESKTIAIALNNDFINNLDLSPASTVIEQMLQDGAASHEQQLRFDINYDLEPGDPRELSEIPEIRLWFVRLDAKYPWLAFLLDWKAGEFARYAAMLVPHQFSSQDGIQYNPEALEIFLMHKIFVLGDWLKQQDIPSLSRLKSMAQMLGYELDDAFFEIF, encoded by the coding sequence GTGGCTGCTGAGTCAAAGACAATTGCGATCGCACTCAATAATGACTTCATTAATAATCTGGATCTGTCACCTGCCTCAACGGTGATTGAACAAATGCTGCAAGATGGGGCCGCATCCCATGAACAGCAACTACGCTTTGATATCAATTACGATCTTGAACCTGGCGATCCACGGGAACTCTCAGAAATTCCAGAAATAAGGCTGTGGTTTGTGCGCCTAGATGCCAAATACCCCTGGTTAGCATTTTTACTAGATTGGAAAGCTGGAGAATTTGCTCGTTATGCCGCCATGCTAGTACCACACCAGTTCAGTTCCCAAGACGGCATTCAGTACAATCCTGAAGCCTTAGAAATATTTTTGATGCACAAAATCTTTGTTTTAGGTGATTGGCTCAAACAGCAGGATATCCCTAGCCTCTCGCGGTTAAAGTCTATGGCTCAAATGCTGGGTTATGAATTAGATGATGCTTTTTTTGAGATATTTTAA
- a CDS encoding DUF760 domain-containing protein: protein MVFNPDFLNDNSEEHPNQLLSDHAEEYPNQLLKYLQHQSPDVLARIAQSASPEIKQIISQNVQGLVGMLPAENFNVQITTDRDNLAGLLASAMMTGYFLRQMEQRMQLEHLSNGQ, encoded by the coding sequence ATGGTGTTTAATCCTGACTTTTTAAATGACAACTCCGAGGAACACCCTAATCAACTTCTTTCCGACCACGCTGAGGAATACCCCAATCAGTTACTCAAATATCTACAACATCAGTCTCCTGATGTTCTAGCGAGGATTGCTCAATCCGCTAGCCCTGAAATTAAACAAATCATCTCGCAAAATGTCCAAGGGCTAGTGGGAATGCTCCCGGCAGAAAATTTCAACGTCCAAATCACAACAGATCGGGATAACTTAGCTGGGCTTCTAGCGTCGGCCATGATGACAGGGTATTTTCTGCGCCAGATGGAACAAAGAATGCAGTTAGAGCATTTGTCTAATGGTCAATAG
- a CDS encoding M23 family metallopeptidase, with product MTLPFRQLFLCSLVSALGLVSILPNLNSANAAVGGCPIPALSRFQRHKVVRGETLESIAQRYNLIPTTIIGMNPALQNGALAAVGSVLQIPPYNGIVVEVPRGQTWRQVAAQYKVRADSLFEVNGCQQDPRIVFVPGVNWSPNGVVTKSPLPTDAGTPNRASLSGYPLAQVANVGLAYGWQINPATGEVFFHSGVDLLAPVGSNVLAIAPGTVAFANDQGSYGKLVIINHSGGLQSRYAQLDTIKVTVGQQVKKGDLLGTVGTTGKPTSTQPHLHFEVRSSSSLGWVAQDPKGYLKK from the coding sequence ATGACTTTACCCTTTCGTCAACTGTTTCTCTGTAGCCTAGTTAGCGCCTTGGGCCTAGTAAGCATACTGCCAAACTTGAACAGTGCTAACGCTGCTGTAGGTGGTTGCCCGATTCCAGCCCTATCTCGCTTCCAACGCCATAAAGTTGTTCGTGGCGAAACTTTGGAGAGCATAGCGCAGCGCTACAATCTCATACCTACAACTATTATTGGCATGAATCCAGCTTTGCAGAATGGCGCACTTGCAGCCGTTGGTAGTGTGCTTCAAATTCCTCCCTACAATGGGATTGTAGTTGAAGTACCTCGTGGTCAAACTTGGCGACAAGTGGCAGCACAATACAAAGTTCGTGCTGATAGCCTTTTTGAGGTGAATGGCTGCCAACAAGACCCCAGAATCGTGTTTGTTCCGGGGGTAAATTGGTCGCCCAATGGCGTTGTAACTAAGTCCCCTTTACCTACTGATGCAGGTACACCAAACCGTGCATCCCTGTCGGGATATCCCTTGGCACAAGTTGCAAATGTAGGATTAGCTTATGGATGGCAAATTAATCCGGCGACAGGTGAAGTTTTCTTCCACAGTGGTGTTGACTTATTAGCACCAGTTGGTAGTAATGTGTTAGCGATCGCTCCTGGAACCGTAGCCTTTGCTAATGACCAAGGTTCTTATGGCAAGTTGGTCATCATTAACCACAGTGGCGGGCTTCAAAGCCGCTACGCCCAGCTTGACACTATTAAGGTTACTGTTGGTCAGCAAGTAAAAAAAGGAGACTTACTAGGAACAGTAGGCACAACTGGCAAACCAACTTCCACTCAACCGCATCTCCATTTTGAAGTGCGTTCTAGCTCATCTCTGGGTTGGGTAGCACAAGACCCAAAGGGTTATTTGAAGAAATGA
- the scpB gene encoding SMC-Scp complex subunit ScpB yields the protein MITATATKIEAILYLKGKPLSLGEIAEYAACDRASVKEGIIELMDNYAHRDSALEVIETPDGYSLQLRSDFQDLVQTMIPVELGVGALRTLAAIALNSPILQSDLINLRGSGVYQHVPELVELGFIRKRRDSDSRSYSLQVTPKFHQYFQIEQLPQILSNNQKEEQLELELELKGIGNGE from the coding sequence ATGATTACAGCCACAGCGACGAAGATAGAAGCAATTCTCTATTTAAAGGGTAAACCCTTGTCGCTCGGCGAAATCGCCGAGTATGCAGCGTGCGATCGCGCCTCTGTCAAAGAAGGCATAATTGAACTCATGGACAATTATGCCCACCGAGATAGCGCCCTAGAGGTAATAGAAACCCCTGATGGTTACAGTTTGCAACTACGGTCTGATTTTCAGGATTTAGTGCAAACGATGATACCAGTAGAATTGGGTGTAGGTGCATTGCGGACTTTAGCAGCGATCGCCCTCAATAGTCCTATACTCCAGAGCGACTTAATTAACTTGCGCGGTTCAGGAGTATATCAACACGTTCCGGAACTCGTAGAACTTGGTTTTATCCGCAAACGCCGAGACAGCGATTCTCGCTCCTACTCACTCCAAGTAACCCCAAAATTCCATCAGTATTTCCAAATCGAACAACTCCCACAAATACTTTCCAACAACCAAAAGGAAGAACAACTAGAACTAGAACTAGAACTAAAGGGAATAGGGAATGGGGAATAG